A genome region from Hevea brasiliensis isolate MT/VB/25A 57/8 chromosome 9, ASM3005281v1, whole genome shotgun sequence includes the following:
- the LOC110645478 gene encoding guard cell S-type anion channel SLAC1, with product MEYRARPTSSSLETLFLDIHEVLQEEEEGGGGGGGGKTRMADKARKGLHRQFKLREAKRHHRNFSRQVSLETGFNALNRECKAKYETRALPRSGRSFGGFDSIDRINIGETRKGDFSIFKTKATLSKQNSLMPGRKEKDIESQRLDGSNGHDDSVNEGVPAGRYFAALRGPELDQIKDHEDILLPKDEKWPFLLRFPIGCFGICLGLSSQAVLWRALATSPATKFLHITPFINLALWLLAVAVLFSISFTYILKCMFYFEAVRREYFHPVRVNFFFAPWVVCMFLAISAPPMLAPENLHPALWCTFMGPYFLLELKIYGQWLSGGKRRLCKVANPSSHLSVVGNFVGAILAAKVGWIEAAKFLWAIGFAHYLVVFVTLYQRLPTSEALPKELHPVYSMFIAAPSAASIAWESIYGEFDGLSRTCYFIALFLYISLVVRINFFTGFRFSVAWWSYTFPMTTVSVATIKYAEQVPAVLSKVLALSLSFMSSTMVSLLFVSTLLHAFFWRTLFPNDLAIAITKKRLVKERKPLKKVYDIRRWTRQAPNKHNQVNKNFCGENDGLQTPQ from the exons ATGGAGTACAGAGCAAGACCAACTTCTAGTTCTCTTGAGACACTTTTTTTGGATATCCATGAAGTATtgcaagaggaagaagaaggaggaggaggaggaggaggaggaaaaaCAAGAATGGCAGACAAAGCCAGAAAGGGCCTACATAGACAGTTTAAACTTAGAGAGGCAAAGAGACACCATAGGAATTTTAGCAGGCAAGTTTCGCTAGAGACAGGCTTTAATGCTCTCAATAGAGAATGTAAGGCTAAATATGAGACGAGGGCTCTTCCAAGAAGTGGACGTAGTTTTGGAGGATTTGATTCAATTGATAGGATTAACATTGGAGAAACAAGGAAAGGAGATTTTAGCATCTTCAAGACCAAAGCGACTCTGAGTAAGCAGAATTCTTTGATGCCCGGAAGAAAGGAGAAAGATATCGAGTCTCAGAGACTTGATGGTTCTAATGGGCATGATGACTCTGTAAATGAAGGAGTTCCTGCTGGGAGATACTTTGCTGCTCTTAGAGGACCAGAGCTTGACCAGATCAAG GATCATGAAGACATTCTCCTTCCAAAAGATGAGAAATGGCCTTTTCTTCTTCGATTCCCAATCGGTTGCTTTGGTATTTGTCTTGGCCTAAGTAGCCAAGCTGTCTTATGGCGTGCCCTTGCAACAAGCCCAGCTACTAAATTTCTCCACATTACACCATTCATCAACCTTGCTCTCTGGCTCTTAGCTGTTGCTGTCCTATTCTCAATTTCCTTCACCTACATCCTCAAATGCATGTTCTATTTTGAAGCTGTCAGAAGAGAGTATTTTCACCCAGTTCGTGTCAACTTCTTCTTTGCCCCGTGGGTTGTGTGCATGTTCCTGGCTATCAGTGCACCTCCTATGCTAGCTCCTGAAAATTTGCACCCTGCCCTTTGGTGCACCTTCATGGGACCATATTTCCTCCTCGAGCTCAAGATTTATGGCCAATGGCTTTCCGGTGGAAAGAGACGTCTTTGCAAGGTAGCTAATCCATCTTCCCATCTTTCTGTGGTTGGAAATTTTGTTGGGGCAATTTTAGCTGCTAAAGTAGGATGGATTGAAGCGGCTAAGTTCTTGTGGGCAATTGGCTTTGCACATTATCTTGTGGTGTTTGTGACATTGTATCAGAGATTGCCCACAAGCGAAGCATTGCCTAAAGAGCTGCATCCTGTGTATTCTATGTTCATTGCAGCCCCATCAGCAGCAAGTATTGCCTGGGAATCTATTTATGGTGAGTTTGATGGATTGTCAAGGACTTGCTACTTCATTGCATTGTTTCTCTATATTTCCCTGGTTGTGCGTATCAACTTCTTCACAGGATTCAG GTTCTCGGTGGCATGGTGGTCTTACACATTCCCCATGACAACAGTATCAGTTGCAACAATCAAGTACGCAGAGCAGGTTCCTGCAGTTCTAAGCAAGGTGCTTGCACTTTCGCTTTCTTTCATGTCATCAACAATGGTGTCTCTACTGTTTGTGTCGACCCTTCTCCATGCCTTCTTTTGGCGCACATTGTTCCCCAATGACCTTGCCATTGCCATAACAAAGAAAAGACTCGTCAAGGAGAGGAAACCCTTGAAGAAAGTTTACGATATAAGGCGTTGGACAAGGCAAGCTCCTAACAAGCACAATCAAGTAAACAAGAATTTTTGTGGAGAGAACGATGGGTTACAGACCCCACAGTAA